In one window of Reinekea forsetii DNA:
- the rplD gene encoding 50S ribosomal protein L4: MDIQVAGNASAKVELNEATFGNEFNEALVHQVVTAFLAGARQGTVGTKTRSEVAGGGAKPWRQKGTGRARAGTIRSPIWVGGGHTFARKSQDWSQKVNRKMYRGAMKSILSELVRQERLIVVADMNFDQPKTKAFLAKMKELDVTSALIIADEVDQNLYLSSRNVPHVEVSDVAGLNPVNLVAYDKVVITVAAIEKLQEVFA, translated from the coding sequence GCTAGCGCCAAGGTTGAGTTAAACGAAGCAACCTTCGGTAACGAATTTAATGAAGCATTAGTACATCAGGTCGTCACAGCGTTTTTAGCCGGTGCCCGTCAAGGCACAGTCGGTACTAAAACTCGCTCTGAAGTTGCTGGTGGCGGTGCTAAGCCCTGGCGTCAGAAGGGTACAGGCCGCGCGCGCGCCGGTACTATTCGTTCGCCTATATGGGTTGGTGGCGGTCATACGTTCGCCAGAAAATCACAAGACTGGTCGCAGAAAGTTAACCGCAAAATGTATCGCGGTGCTATGAAGTCGATCTTGTCTGAGTTGGTTCGTCAAGAGCGTTTAATTGTAGTGGCCGATATGAATTTCGATCAGCCTAAAACAAAAGCGTTTTTGGCAAAAATGAAAGAACTCGATGTCACAAGTGCATTGATTATTGCTGACGAAGTTGATCAGAATCTATATCTGTCTTCACGTAACGTTCCACACGTTGAAGTAAGCGATGTCGCCGGGCTTAACCCAGTGAATCTCGTAGCTTATGATAAGGTTGTGATCACTGTTGCGGCGATTGAGAAGCTTCAGGAGGTGTTCGCATGA
- the rplW gene encoding 50S ribosomal protein L23, translated as MNQERVYQVVFGPHISEKATIVAEGNSQYVFRVANDASKLEIKKAVEQLFEVKVDCVRTLIQKGKTKRTQRGVGKRNDIKKAYVRLAAGQEIDFLAAE; from the coding sequence ATGAACCAGGAACGTGTCTATCAAGTCGTTTTCGGTCCTCACATCTCGGAAAAGGCAACAATCGTAGCGGAAGGTAATAGTCAGTACGTATTTCGTGTGGCTAACGATGCTTCTAAACTTGAAATTAAAAAAGCTGTAGAGCAGCTTTTTGAAGTGAAAGTTGATTGTGTCCGTACTCTTATACAAAAGGGTAAAACCAAGCGCACACAACGAGGTGTCGGCAAGCGTAATGACATCAAGAAAGCTTACGTTCGTCTAGCTGCAGGTCAGGAAATTGATTTCCTGGCAGCAGAATAA
- the rplB gene encoding 50S ribosomal protein L2, which yields MAIVKAKPTSPGRRHLTKVVGAELHKGAPHAALLEKKSKSGGRNNNGRITTRHIGGGHKQHYRLVDFKRNKDGIVANVERLEYDPNRTAHIALVCYLDGERRYILAPTGLKAGDKIVSGEHAPIKIGNSMPLRSIPVGSVIHNVEMKPGKGGQMARSAGTSIQLVAREGTYATLRLRSGEMRKVLADCRATLGEVSNSEHSLRQLGKAGASRWRGIRPTVRGVAMNPVDHPHGGGEGRTSGGRHPVTPWGVPTKGYKTRSNKRTDKYIVRRRSK from the coding sequence ATGGCAATAGTCAAAGCAAAACCGACGTCCCCCGGACGTCGTCACCTCACTAAGGTTGTTGGAGCTGAGTTGCACAAAGGTGCGCCTCACGCAGCCCTTCTTGAGAAGAAGTCCAAATCCGGTGGTCGTAATAACAACGGTCGCATTACGACTCGTCACATTGGTGGCGGTCATAAGCAGCACTATCGTTTAGTTGATTTCAAACGCAACAAAGATGGCATTGTCGCAAATGTTGAACGTCTGGAATACGATCCAAACCGTACCGCACACATCGCATTGGTTTGCTATTTAGATGGTGAGCGTCGCTATATCTTGGCACCAACTGGCTTAAAAGCTGGTGACAAGATAGTTTCTGGTGAACACGCTCCGATCAAAATTGGTAACTCCATGCCGTTGCGCAGTATTCCGGTCGGTTCGGTCATCCATAACGTTGAGATGAAGCCAGGTAAAGGCGGGCAGATGGCTCGTTCAGCCGGTACATCGATTCAGTTGGTTGCCCGTGAAGGTACCTACGCTACCTTACGTCTTCGCTCTGGCGAAATGCGTAAAGTGCTTGCTGACTGCCGCGCTACGTTAGGCGAAGTGAGCAACTCAGAACACAGCTTACGCCAACTCGGCAAAGCAGGTGCTTCTCGCTGGCGCGGTATACGTCCAACGGTCCGTGGTGTTGCCATGAACCCGGTGGATCACCCGCACGGTGGTGGTGAAGGTCGTACTTCTGGTGGCCGACACCCAGTTACTCCTTGGGGCGTTCCGACCAAGGGTTACAAAACACGCTCGAACAAGCGTACAGACAAGTATATTGTCCGTCGTCGTTCTAAGTAA
- the rpsS gene encoding 30S ribosomal protein S19, with protein sequence MPRSLKKGPFVDLHLMKKVEAALEAGEKRPIKTWSRRSTIFPDFVGLTFAVHNGRQHVPVFVTEDMVGHKLGEFALTRTFKGHAADKKAKR encoded by the coding sequence GTGCCACGTTCACTTAAGAAAGGTCCATTTGTCGACCTGCACTTGATGAAAAAGGTAGAGGCTGCACTGGAAGCGGGCGAAAAACGACCAATTAAGACTTGGTCGCGTCGCTCCACAATCTTCCCAGATTTTGTTGGGTTGACCTTTGCAGTCCATAATGGCCGTCAACATGTACCGGTGTTTGTTACCGAAGATATGGTCGGTCACAAATTGGGCGAGTTTGCATTAACTCGCACTTTCAAAGGTCATGCTGCGGACAAAAAGGCTAAGCGCTAA
- the rplV gene encoding 50S ribosomal protein L22 gives METQAVLRGARLSAQKGRLIAGLIRGKSVAEALDILTFCPKKGAELVKKVLESAIANAEHNNGADVDELAVTTVFIDEGVTMKRISPRAKGRADRILKRTSHITVKVAELN, from the coding sequence ATGGAAACACAAGCTGTATTACGCGGTGCACGTCTGTCTGCTCAGAAAGGCCGTCTAATCGCGGGCTTGATTCGCGGTAAGTCGGTTGCTGAAGCTTTGGACATATTAACGTTCTGCCCTAAAAAAGGCGCAGAGCTAGTTAAGAAGGTTTTAGAGTCTGCAATTGCAAACGCTGAGCATAACAATGGTGCGGACGTAGATGAACTCGCAGTTACAACGGTCTTCATTGATGAAGGCGTGACGATGAAGCGAATTAGCCCACGTGCGAAGGGCCGAGCGGATCGTATCTTAAAACGTACGAGCCATATTACGGTCAAAGTTGCCGAGCTGAATTAA
- the rpsC gene encoding 30S ribosomal protein S3: MGQKVHPTGIRLGITKDHNSVWYAGSDTYSEKLLNDIKVRRYLEKKLEKASVSKIVIERPAQNAKIFIHTARPGIVIGKKGEDVEVLRQELTKMMGIPVHINIEEIRKPDLDGKLVAQSIASQLERRVMFRRAMKRAMQNAMRSGAQGIRVQVSGRLGGAEIARNEWYLEGRVPLHTLRADIDYSTAEAHTTYGVIGVKVWIFKGEILGGIETVRAQAKSQPKKAVKR, from the coding sequence ATGGGTCAAAAGGTTCATCCGACTGGTATCCGTCTCGGCATCACCAAAGACCATAATTCGGTCTGGTATGCAGGTTCAGATACCTATTCTGAGAAGCTGCTGAACGACATTAAAGTTCGTCGCTACTTAGAAAAGAAATTAGAGAAGGCTTCTGTTAGCAAGATCGTTATTGAACGACCTGCGCAGAACGCGAAAATCTTCATTCATACCGCTCGACCAGGTATTGTCATCGGTAAGAAAGGTGAAGATGTTGAAGTGCTGCGTCAAGAATTGACCAAAATGATGGGCATTCCTGTACACATCAACATCGAAGAGATTCGCAAGCCCGACTTAGACGGTAAATTGGTTGCTCAGTCAATCGCTAGCCAATTGGAACGACGCGTTATGTTTCGTCGTGCCATGAAGCGTGCGATGCAGAATGCAATGCGTTCGGGTGCTCAAGGTATCCGTGTTCAGGTAAGTGGTCGCTTAGGCGGCGCTGAAATCGCTCGTAATGAGTGGTACCTGGAAGGTCGCGTGCCATTGCACACTCTGCGTGCCGATATCGATTACTCGACTGCCGAAGCGCACACTACTTATGGTGTGATTGGCGTAAAAGTTTGGATTTTCAAAGGTGAAATTTTGGGTGGCATAGAAACTGTTCGTGCTCAAGCCAAAAGTCAGCCTAAGAAAGCCGTTAAGCGATAA
- the rplP gene encoding 50S ribosomal protein L16, translated as MLQPKRTKFRKMMKGRNRGLAERGSKVSFGEYALKSVGRGRLTARQIEAGRRAMTRHVKRGGKIWIRVFPDKPITKKPLEVRQGKGKGNVEYWVCQIQPGKVLFEMAGVTEEIAREAFRLAAAKIPVPTIFVKRQVM; from the coding sequence ATGTTACAACCAAAACGTACAAAGTTTCGTAAGATGATGAAAGGCCGCAACCGCGGTCTGGCAGAACGTGGAAGTAAGGTAAGCTTCGGTGAGTACGCACTGAAGTCGGTCGGTCGTGGTCGACTTACTGCACGTCAAATCGAAGCGGGACGTCGAGCTATGACACGTCACGTTAAGCGGGGCGGTAAAATCTGGATTCGCGTATTCCCAGATAAGCCAATTACCAAGAAGCCTCTCGAGGTTCGTCAAGGTAAGGGTAAGGGTAACGTTGAGTACTGGGTTTGCCAGATTCAGCCCGGTAAAGTTCTTTTTGAAATGGCTGGTGTAACTGAAGAAATCGCACGCGAAGCGTTCCGCTTAGCAGCTGCGAAGATCCCAGTCCCAACTATTTTTGTTAAGCGACAGGTGATGTGA
- the rpmC gene encoding 50S ribosomal protein L29: MNAKDLREKSVEELKGTLLDLLRGQFKYRMQRATGQLTQNHLLKQVRRDIARVKTVLNEKAGA, translated from the coding sequence ATGAACGCTAAAGATCTTCGTGAAAAGTCAGTAGAAGAGCTTAAAGGCACTCTGTTGGACTTGCTGCGCGGTCAATTTAAATATCGCATGCAACGGGCGACGGGCCAATTGACCCAGAACCATTTGCTTAAGCAGGTCCGTAGGGACATTGCTCGCGTTAAAACTGTACTGAACGAGAAAGCAGGTGCCTGA
- the rpsQ gene encoding 30S ribosomal protein S17: MSETTARTVTGQVVSSKADKTVTILLERKVKHPIYGKFVKRSTKLHAHDEKNECSLGDTVTVEECRPMSKTKTWRLVRIDERAVRV, from the coding sequence ATGTCTGAAACTACAGCTCGTACCGTAACTGGTCAAGTGGTCAGCTCTAAAGCTGACAAGACTGTCACTATATTGCTTGAACGCAAAGTGAAGCACCCGATTTACGGGAAATTCGTTAAGCGTTCAACCAAGCTACATGCTCATGATGAAAAGAATGAGTGTAGCCTGGGCGATACAGTAACAGTCGAAGAGTGCCGTCCTATGTCCAAGACTAAGACTTGGCGGTTGGTTCGTATTGATGAACGCGCAGTTCGCGTTTAA
- the rplN gene encoding 50S ribosomal protein L14 has product MIQTESVLDVADNSGAKRVQCIKVLGGSHRRYANVGDLIKVSVKEAVPRGKVKKGQVMNAVVVRTKKGVRRPDGSIIRFDVNSAVLLNANLAPVGTRIFGPVTRELRTEKFMKIISLAPEVL; this is encoded by the coding sequence ATGATCCAAACAGAATCCGTATTGGACGTAGCTGACAACAGCGGTGCCAAACGTGTCCAATGCATTAAAGTTTTAGGTGGTTCACACCGTCGTTACGCCAACGTTGGCGACTTGATCAAGGTTTCTGTAAAAGAAGCCGTTCCTCGCGGAAAAGTGAAGAAAGGTCAAGTAATGAACGCGGTCGTAGTGCGCACTAAGAAAGGTGTTCGTCGTCCGGATGGCTCAATTATCCGTTTCGATGTGAACTCAGCGGTATTGTTAAACGCCAACCTGGCGCCGGTAGGTACTCGTATCTTCGGTCCAGTGACGCGTGAACTCCGTACTGAAAAATTCATGAAAATCATTTCCCTGGCACCGGAAGTACTATAA
- the rplX gene encoding 50S ribosomal protein L24 gives MRKLIKGDEVIVIAGKDKGKRGKISKVILGDKNGTKFLITGINLNKKHVKPNPQAGVQGGIVEREAPIQASNVAIFNPETSKGDRVGFDVKEDGSKVRVFKSTHKVIGE, from the coding sequence ATGCGTAAATTGATTAAAGGCGACGAAGTCATCGTTATCGCCGGTAAAGACAAAGGCAAACGCGGCAAGATCTCTAAAGTGATCTTGGGTGACAAGAACGGCACTAAGTTTCTTATCACAGGTATTAACCTGAATAAGAAGCACGTCAAACCGAATCCCCAGGCAGGTGTTCAGGGTGGAATCGTTGAGCGTGAAGCGCCGATCCAAGCATCAAATGTTGCGATCTTCAACCCAGAAACCAGCAAGGGCGACCGAGTTGGTTTTGACGTTAAAGAAGATGGTAGCAAGGTCCGCGTTTTTAAATCCACGCACAAGGTTATTGGTGAATAA
- the rplE gene encoding 50S ribosomal protein L5, with amino-acid sequence MSRLKALYKSDVVAALQAEFGYENVMQVPRVTKVTLNMGVGEAIGDKKQMDNAVRDLEAISGQKIVVTNARKSVAGFKIREGWPIGAKVTLRKARMWEFLDRLVDISLPRVRDFRGINPKSFDGRGNYSMGVKEQIIFPEIEYDKVDKLRGLDITITTSARTNDEGLALLKALSFPFKS; translated from the coding sequence ATGTCTAGACTTAAAGCTCTATACAAAAGTGACGTTGTAGCCGCACTGCAAGCAGAGTTCGGATACGAGAACGTTATGCAAGTTCCTCGCGTCACCAAAGTAACCTTGAACATGGGTGTCGGTGAAGCGATTGGCGACAAAAAACAGATGGATAACGCTGTTCGAGATTTAGAAGCTATATCTGGTCAAAAGATAGTAGTGACTAACGCTCGTAAATCTGTTGCCGGATTCAAAATTCGTGAAGGTTGGCCAATCGGCGCCAAGGTTACCCTGCGCAAAGCGCGTATGTGGGAATTCCTGGACCGCCTGGTTGACATCTCTTTGCCGCGTGTACGTGACTTCCGGGGTATTAACCCCAAGTCATTTGATGGTCGTGGCAACTACAGCATGGGTGTTAAAGAGCAGATTATCTTTCCTGAGATTGAGTACGACAAGGTAGATAAATTGCGTGGTTTGGATATCACTATCACAACCAGTGCTCGCACCAATGATGAAGGCCTCGCTCTATTGAAAGCGCTGTCCTTTCCATTTAAAAGTTAA
- the rpsN gene encoding 30S ribosomal protein S14, whose amino-acid sequence MAKESMKAREARREKTVAKYAVKRAALKATIKDPSTSPEDTWTAQIALQKLPKDASPVRMQRRCQMTGRPHGVYRKFGLSRNMLREQAMLGNVPGLKKASW is encoded by the coding sequence ATGGCTAAAGAGAGTATGAAAGCTCGCGAAGCAAGGCGTGAAAAGACAGTTGCCAAATACGCGGTTAAACGCGCAGCACTGAAAGCAACTATCAAAGACCCAAGTACTTCCCCGGAAGATACCTGGACTGCACAAATTGCACTGCAAAAGCTTCCAAAAGACGCAAGTCCTGTTAGAATGCAGCGCCGTTGTCAGATGACGGGTCGACCACACGGCGTTTATCGCAAGTTTGGTCTTTCTCGAAACATGCTTCGTGAACAAGCCATGTTAGGCAATGTTCCGGGGCTTAAAAAAGCAAGTTGGTAA
- the rpsH gene encoding 30S ribosomal protein S8, whose protein sequence is MSMQDTLADMLTRIRNAQRSGHAAVVMPSSKQKVAVAEVLKQEGFIGVFSVEGEAKLILTIELKYFEGRPVIESIKRVSRPGLRQYCGSQDLPNVSGGLGIAIISTSKGVMTDRAARSAGVGGEILCEVF, encoded by the coding sequence ATGAGTATGCAAGATACGCTTGCGGATATGTTAACTCGTATTCGTAACGCCCAGCGTTCCGGCCATGCTGCTGTCGTAATGCCATCTTCTAAACAGAAGGTTGCAGTCGCGGAAGTATTGAAGCAAGAGGGTTTTATCGGTGTCTTCTCTGTAGAAGGTGAAGCCAAGCTGATACTGACCATCGAACTGAAATATTTCGAAGGCAGACCAGTCATAGAGTCAATCAAACGTGTTTCCCGTCCTGGCCTACGTCAATACTGTGGTTCACAGGATCTGCCTAATGTATCAGGCGGATTGGGTATCGCTATTATTTCCACTTCTAAGGGTGTCATGACTGACCGAGCAGCTCGTTCTGCTGGTGTCGGTGGCGAAATCCTTTGTGAAGTCTTCTAA
- the rplF gene encoding 50S ribosomal protein L6, which translates to MSRIAKSPVTIPSGVEVTLTSNSITVKSGAGTLVQALHASVEVNQEGEELTFLPRDGGKIAHAMSGTMRALINNMMVGVTTGFVKKLTLIGVGYRAKAGDKSVNLTLGFSHPVDYVLPVGVSAETPTNTEIVLKSADKQLLGQAAAEIRAFRPPEPYKGKGVRYSDESVRRKEAKKK; encoded by the coding sequence ATGTCTCGAATAGCAAAATCTCCTGTGACAATACCGTCCGGTGTTGAAGTTACGCTGACAAGTAATTCTATTACTGTCAAAAGCGGTGCGGGAACCTTAGTTCAGGCTCTGCACGCCTCCGTTGAAGTGAATCAAGAAGGCGAAGAACTGACCTTCTTACCACGTGACGGCGGCAAGATTGCTCACGCAATGTCAGGCACCATGCGTGCTCTGATCAATAACATGATGGTGGGTGTAACAACCGGCTTTGTGAAAAAACTTACGTTGATTGGTGTCGGTTACCGAGCTAAAGCCGGTGACAAGTCAGTTAACTTGACCTTAGGTTTTTCACATCCTGTCGACTACGTCCTACCTGTAGGTGTATCTGCCGAAACGCCGACCAACACGGAAATCGTGTTGAAAAGTGCCGACAAGCAGTTACTCGGACAAGCCGCCGCAGAAATCCGTGCGTTCCGTCCGCCAGAGCCTTATAAAGGCAAGGGTGTCCGCTACTCTGACGAATCCGTTCGTCGTAAAGAAGCTAAGAAAAAGTAA
- the rplR gene encoding 50S ribosomal protein L18: MSEKKVSRLRRARRSRVKISDLRVHRLCVSRTNLHIYAQIIAPSGSEVLANASTLDVTLRTGATSNVEAAAKVGALIAERAKAAGIEQVAFDRSGFKYHGRIKALADAAREGGLKF, encoded by the coding sequence ATGAGCGAAAAGAAAGTTTCCCGTTTACGCCGTGCTCGTCGAAGCCGCGTAAAAATTTCCGATCTGCGTGTGCATCGTTTGTGTGTCAGCCGCACAAACTTGCACATATACGCGCAGATTATTGCACCGAGTGGTAGTGAAGTTCTGGCCAATGCATCAACATTGGACGTGACTCTGCGCACCGGCGCAACAAGTAATGTCGAAGCCGCAGCCAAAGTTGGCGCTTTAATAGCAGAACGTGCTAAAGCAGCGGGTATCGAACAGGTAGCTTTTGATCGGTCAGGGTTTAAATACCATGGTCGAATTAAAGCATTAGCAGACGCGGCCCGTGAAGGCGGCCTGAAATTCTAA
- the rpsE gene encoding 30S ribosomal protein S5, which produces MANNDQSQAAGDLLEKLVQVNRVAKVVKGGRIFGFTALTVVGDGNGKVGFGRGKAKEVPVAIQKAMDAARRNMVEVNIVDGTLQYPVTARHGGSKIFMKPATDGTGVIAGGAMRAVLEVAGVHNILAKCYGSTNPANVVRATVKGLSMMRSPEDIAAKRGLSVEKLRG; this is translated from the coding sequence ATGGCGAATAATGATCAATCCCAAGCTGCCGGCGATCTGCTAGAAAAATTAGTTCAGGTCAACCGTGTCGCAAAAGTGGTTAAAGGTGGCCGTATCTTCGGTTTCACAGCTTTAACCGTCGTGGGTGATGGTAATGGTAAGGTCGGCTTTGGTCGCGGTAAGGCTAAAGAAGTTCCAGTTGCAATTCAGAAGGCCATGGACGCTGCTCGCAGAAACATGGTTGAAGTGAATATAGTCGACGGCACATTACAATATCCCGTAACAGCACGTCATGGCGGATCCAAGATCTTCATGAAACCTGCTACCGATGGTACTGGCGTAATCGCCGGCGGCGCAATGCGTGCCGTACTTGAAGTTGCTGGTGTTCATAATATCCTGGCGAAGTGTTATGGCTCGACCAACCCGGCTAACGTTGTTCGCGCAACTGTTAAGGGTCTGTCGATGATGCGTTCACCCGAAGACATCGCTGCTAAACGCGGTCTGTCTGTTGAAAAGTTACGAGGGTAA
- the rpmD gene encoding 50S ribosomal protein L30, giving the protein MASKTLKVQLVRSPIGAQPKHRLSVKGLGLSKINQVRELEDTPSVRGMINKVHYLVRVVEG; this is encoded by the coding sequence ATGGCTAGCAAGACATTGAAAGTGCAATTAGTCCGTAGTCCCATTGGCGCCCAGCCTAAGCACCGGTTATCGGTAAAAGGCTTAGGTCTGAGCAAAATAAATCAAGTTCGTGAGCTGGAAGATACACCTTCAGTCCGCGGCATGATCAACAAAGTGCACTATCTTGTGCGCGTAGTTGAGGGGTAA
- the rplO gene encoding 50S ribosomal protein L15, which produces MFLNTLSPADGAKKAPKRVGRGIGSGLGKTAGRGHKGLKSRSGGSVKPGFEGGQMPLQRRLPKFGFNSRKAAYVAEIRLHELTMVEGDVVDLNALKDADLIGHKILRARVILSGEIKSAVTVKGLKVTKGAKAAIEAAGGKVEE; this is translated from the coding sequence ATGTTTTTAAATACATTAAGCCCGGCCGATGGTGCTAAAAAAGCTCCAAAACGTGTTGGCCGTGGTATCGGTTCTGGTCTGGGTAAGACCGCCGGTCGCGGACACAAAGGTTTGAAGTCTCGTTCAGGTGGTTCGGTTAAACCCGGCTTTGAAGGCGGTCAAATGCCATTGCAGCGTCGTCTGCCAAAGTTTGGTTTTAACTCGCGCAAAGCAGCTTATGTTGCTGAGATTCGGTTACACGAATTGACCATGGTTGAAGGCGATGTTGTGGACCTGAACGCGTTGAAAGATGCCGATTTAATTGGGCACAAGATTCTCCGCGCTCGCGTTATCCTTTCTGGTGAAATCAAGTCCGCTGTTACAGTGAAAGGCTTGAAAGTCACCAAGGGTGCAAAAGCAGCAATCGAAGCAGCAGGCGGCAAGGTAGAGGAATAG
- the secY gene encoding preprotein translocase subunit SecY, with protein sequence MTKQGLPSGTSGGGLGELWARLRFVLLALLVYRIGAHIPVPGINPEQLAALFERNQDTILSMINMFSGGSLERMSIFALGIMPYISASIIMQLLTVVSPQLEQLKKEGESGRRKMSQYTRYFTLVLALVQSFAISAGLASQGIAFAASLSFYFVAVITFTTGTMFLMWLGEQITERGIGNGISLLIFAGIVAGLPGAIGQSFESARLGDLSIIALLVVGLFAIAVVAFIVFIERGQRRITINYAKRQQGRKVFQAQSSHLPLKVNMAGVIPPIFASSILLFPASLGNWFGQNEGMGWLQDVAILLGPNQPLYLVLFALAVVFFCYFYTAVTFNPKDVAENLKRSGAFIPGIRPGEQTSRYIDGVSARLTFFGALYITTVSLLPQGLVMAVNVPFYLGGTSLLIVVVVVMDFMAQVQSHLMSHQYSSLMKKANLKSTGNLF encoded by the coding sequence ATGACCAAACAAGGACTACCGTCAGGAACTAGTGGTGGTGGGTTGGGCGAGCTTTGGGCTCGCCTTCGTTTCGTTCTGCTGGCTTTGCTGGTATATCGAATCGGTGCCCACATCCCCGTACCTGGGATAAACCCGGAGCAGTTAGCGGCATTATTCGAGCGTAACCAAGATACCATTTTGAGCATGATCAATATGTTTTCTGGTGGCTCGCTTGAGCGTATGAGTATCTTCGCATTAGGCATTATGCCCTATATTAGCGCGTCGATTATCATGCAGTTGCTAACTGTCGTAAGCCCACAGCTTGAGCAGTTGAAGAAAGAGGGTGAATCAGGACGTCGTAAGATGTCTCAGTACACTCGTTACTTTACTCTGGTGCTGGCATTGGTTCAGTCCTTTGCTATATCAGCGGGACTAGCGAGCCAAGGGATCGCGTTTGCTGCGAGCCTAAGCTTCTACTTCGTTGCGGTCATTACCTTTACGACCGGAACGATGTTCTTAATGTGGCTGGGTGAGCAGATTACTGAACGTGGTATCGGAAATGGTATTTCCTTGTTGATCTTCGCCGGTATTGTTGCGGGTTTACCCGGAGCGATTGGGCAAAGTTTTGAGTCAGCCCGTTTGGGCGACCTGAGCATCATAGCCCTGTTGGTTGTTGGTCTGTTTGCGATAGCCGTTGTTGCCTTTATCGTGTTTATCGAGCGTGGGCAACGTCGGATTACTATCAATTACGCCAAGCGTCAGCAAGGTCGTAAAGTGTTTCAGGCACAAAGCAGTCATTTGCCTCTTAAGGTTAATATGGCTGGTGTGATCCCACCAATTTTTGCATCCAGTATCTTGCTGTTTCCAGCATCACTGGGTAATTGGTTTGGTCAGAACGAAGGTATGGGGTGGTTGCAGGACGTGGCAATATTGCTCGGTCCGAATCAACCGCTCTATTTGGTGTTGTTCGCTTTAGCAGTCGTATTCTTCTGCTATTTCTATACCGCCGTCACCTTTAACCCTAAAGACGTAGCTGAGAACCTAAAACGTTCTGGTGCGTTCATCCCGGGCATACGCCCAGGTGAGCAAACTTCACGCTATATCGATGGTGTTTCAGCGCGACTGACCTTCTTTGGTGCTCTGTACATTACTACTGTGTCGCTATTGCCCCAAGGCCTGGTCATGGCAGTGAACGTACCCTTTTACTTAGGTGGTACTTCTTTGCTGATCGTGGTTGTTGTTGTCATGGACTTCATGGCTCAAGTACAAAGTCACTTGATGTCGCATCAGTATTCATCGCTGATGAAGAAGGCAAATTTGAAATCAACCGGAAATCTTTTTTAA
- the rpmJ gene encoding 50S ribosomal protein L36 — MKVRASVKKICRNCKIVRRNGAVRVICTDPKHKQRQG; from the coding sequence ATGAAAGTACGTGCATCCGTAAAGAAAATCTGCCGTAACTGCAAGATTGTTCGCCGAAACGGTGCGGTGCGTGTGATCTGTACAGATCCAAAGCACAAGCAACGTCAAGGGTAA
- the rpsM gene encoding 30S ribosomal protein S13, producing MARIAGVNIPDNKHAVISLTYIFGIGRTRANDICKSVGIEPTTKVSNLDESKLDEIRTTVGEYTVEGDLRRDVQMNIKRLMDLGCNRGIRHRRNLPVRGQNTKNNARTRKGPKKPIKR from the coding sequence ATGGCCCGTATAGCAGGCGTCAATATACCTGACAATAAGCATGCGGTGATTTCGCTGACCTATATCTTCGGAATTGGTCGCACCCGTGCTAATGACATCTGTAAGTCAGTAGGCATAGAGCCAACCACGAAAGTGTCCAATCTTGACGAGTCTAAACTCGACGAGATTCGCACAACAGTCGGTGAATACACTGTTGAAGGTGATCTGCGCCGTGACGTTCAAATGAACATCAAGCGCTTGATGGATTTGGGATGTAATCGCGGAATACGTCATCGTCGTAATCTGCCCGTTCGCGGACAGAACACGAAGAACAACGCACGTACCCGTAAAGGTCCTAAGAAGCCAATCAAACGCTAA